Proteins encoded together in one Chitinophaga sp. LS1 window:
- a CDS encoding lipopolysaccharide biosynthesis protein, with product MKLSIFQQYKDNVILNRFAKVFSVDILVKASGFILLPVYLKLMTQQEYGLYSYLISIISTFSVFLNFGLYIAQSKLYQDLEHKEKGKLLFTIHITLSLALLPLLLIIYGFKLDYVLLNFLFKNPINYSLYRFPILIAVVTSVYSFMLSNYFLTSERIRYIQRFNFLRLLLVNGLVLLILFFFKGDAVGIRLKYSYMVELSITGVFFYFYIKAMSPSFDRQLAFKSLKLGLPIMASALCDIVINFGDKFFLEKYVGFKELSIYYLAFSGASVIPFFFSTLQNVWLPIFLKEKNLSENLRKTKKMIKRVGILLLLLCIGILVFVKLVLWINLIDNQKYSAVLRLLPIMLLSQAISALTHLLINYVVYFEQTYFTSLVSVCFGCISLVCNLLFIRTYGMYGAAFSLLGINVLQFGVYYLLLKWNVRKRLVV from the coding sequence ATGAAGCTTTCCATATTCCAACAATATAAGGATAATGTGATCTTAAACCGATTTGCGAAGGTTTTTAGTGTTGACATATTGGTCAAGGCTTCGGGTTTCATATTACTTCCTGTCTATCTGAAATTGATGACACAGCAGGAGTATGGATTGTATAGTTACCTGATCTCTATCATCTCCACATTTTCCGTTTTTCTCAATTTCGGATTATACATTGCGCAAAGCAAGTTATACCAGGATCTGGAACATAAGGAGAAAGGCAAGTTGTTGTTTACTATACATATTACTCTTTCCCTTGCGTTATTACCTTTATTGCTCATCATTTATGGGTTTAAGCTGGATTATGTGCTGCTGAATTTCCTCTTCAAAAATCCTATTAACTATTCTTTATATCGTTTCCCCATACTCATAGCAGTTGTTACTTCTGTGTATTCTTTCATGCTATCAAATTACTTTCTTACAAGTGAAAGGATACGGTATATTCAACGCTTTAATTTTTTGAGGCTGTTACTGGTGAATGGTCTGGTACTCCTGATCCTTTTCTTTTTTAAAGGAGATGCAGTGGGCATAAGGTTGAAGTATAGCTACATGGTAGAATTGAGTATCACCGGGGTGTTTTTTTATTTCTACATAAAGGCGATGTCACCCAGCTTTGACAGGCAGCTGGCATTCAAATCCCTGAAACTGGGATTGCCTATTATGGCATCTGCATTATGTGATATCGTCATCAATTTTGGAGATAAATTTTTCCTGGAAAAGTACGTTGGATTTAAAGAATTGTCGATTTACTACCTGGCTTTCTCAGGGGCAAGTGTTATCCCTTTCTTCTTCAGTACCCTACAAAATGTTTGGTTACCTATATTTCTGAAAGAAAAAAATCTATCCGAAAACCTACGGAAAACTAAAAAAATGATAAAACGGGTGGGCATCCTGTTACTGCTACTTTGCATAGGCATACTGGTATTTGTGAAATTGGTATTGTGGATTAACCTGATTGACAACCAGAAGTATAGTGCTGTATTGCGTTTGTTGCCTATTATGTTGTTATCACAGGCGATCTCTGCACTTACTCATCTGCTCATTAATTACGTTGTGTATTTTGAACAAACATATTTTACTTCTCTTGTTTCAGTTTGCTTTGGATGCATCTCTTTAGTATGTAATCTCCTGTTCATACGCACCTATGGTATGTATGGAGCGGCATTTTCCCTGCTGGGAATTAATGTGCTGCAGTTCGGAGTTTACTACCTTTTACTAAAGTGGAATGTACGTAAGCGGTTGGTAGTATAA
- a CDS encoding DUF268 domain-containing protein — protein MKLYLGTAFFYLRSILNTLKQVGIIISEQPRFFRDANRIRKGMKATGDFPHFAVYPCLLDRTAEGGTTKGHYFHQDLWVSQQIFKENPVKHVDIGSRVDGFVAHVAAYRFIEVIDVRPINSEIDNMQFVQADMMMENPHLENYCDSMSCLHALEHFGLGRYGDPLDINGHLKGFASMSKMLKVGGKMYFSVPIGPQRIEFNAHRVFSINYLLKMFAANNYKVDTFCFVDDKGDLHKNVSLANEQDVAGNFGCQWGCGIFKLEKI, from the coding sequence ATGAAACTATATCTTGGTACCGCATTCTTTTATCTGAGGAGTATATTGAATACCTTAAAGCAGGTAGGCATTATTATTAGTGAACAACCCCGGTTTTTCAGGGATGCAAACAGGATCAGAAAGGGCATGAAGGCCACTGGCGATTTTCCTCACTTTGCTGTGTATCCCTGTTTGCTGGATAGAACGGCAGAAGGTGGTACTACTAAAGGCCATTATTTTCACCAGGACCTCTGGGTATCTCAGCAGATCTTTAAGGAAAACCCGGTAAAGCATGTCGATATCGGCTCAAGGGTAGATGGGTTTGTGGCACATGTGGCTGCATATCGCTTTATAGAGGTGATTGACGTACGGCCTATAAACAGTGAGATTGATAATATGCAGTTTGTGCAGGCGGATATGATGATGGAGAACCCTCACCTGGAAAATTATTGTGATTCCATGTCCTGTCTCCATGCACTGGAGCATTTCGGCCTGGGCAGATATGGTGATCCACTGGATATAAATGGCCATCTGAAAGGATTTGCCAGTATGTCGAAGATGTTGAAGGTGGGTGGTAAAATGTACTTTTCTGTCCCCATAGGCCCGCAGCGTATTGAATTTAATGCACATCGTGTGTTTAGCATCAATTACCTGTTGAAGATGTTCGCCGCCAATAACTACAAGGTAGATACATTTTGTTTTGTAGATGATAAGGGTGACCTGCACAAAAATGTGTCATTGGCAAATGAGCAGGACGTGGCAGGAAACTTTGGTTGCCAGTGGGGGTGTGGGATATTTAAACTGGAAAAGATTTGA
- a CDS encoding alpha-1,2-fucosyltransferase — MITFSHLGDPTWGRLGNQLFQIAATIGIAEKNGQDYVFPEWKYAGCFQHQLPYLTLPGASSYYQQRSHYYQVLLPEGNWDLFGFFQSEKFFLNVEAQVRRYFEPSAEIEAYIQERYGAVLAGNTCSIHVRRGDYLKLRYSFPPQSLRYYQKAMSLFDKQTKFLVFSDDIEWCKTNFKGTQFYFVEGERDITDLFLMSRCQHHILSNSSFSWWGAWLNKSAQKRVICPEHWFGPETSINPDKVSKDIYASNFERLRMSESPLAGVNYRIYAFTIFVYRAVYNWTMKCLRAVWKPIKKIIYRPDH, encoded by the coding sequence TTGATCACATTTAGTCATTTAGGAGATCCTACCTGGGGGCGTCTGGGAAATCAGTTATTCCAGATCGCAGCTACGATAGGTATTGCGGAAAAAAACGGGCAGGATTATGTTTTCCCTGAGTGGAAATATGCCGGTTGCTTCCAGCATCAATTACCTTATCTCACATTGCCTGGCGCATCGTCTTATTACCAGCAGAGAAGCCATTATTACCAGGTACTGCTGCCAGAGGGCAACTGGGACTTGTTTGGTTTTTTCCAGAGTGAAAAGTTCTTTTTAAATGTGGAGGCGCAGGTGCGCCGTTACTTTGAACCTTCTGCGGAAATAGAAGCTTATATACAGGAGCGTTATGGAGCAGTGCTGGCAGGCAATACCTGCAGTATACATGTGAGAAGAGGCGACTACCTGAAATTGCGTTATTCATTCCCGCCACAATCCCTGAGGTATTATCAAAAGGCCATGTCTTTATTTGATAAGCAGACAAAGTTCCTGGTGTTCTCTGACGATATTGAATGGTGTAAAACGAACTTTAAAGGAACACAATTTTACTTTGTGGAGGGAGAACGTGATATCACAGACCTGTTCCTCATGAGCCGTTGCCAGCACCATATACTGTCAAACAGTAGCTTTAGCTGGTGGGGCGCCTGGCTGAATAAATCAGCGCAAAAGCGGGTCATTTGTCCTGAGCACTGGTTCGGTCCGGAGACCAGTATCAACCCTGATAAGGTATCCAAAGATATTTATGCCAGCAATTTTGAGCGCCTGAGAATGAGTGAAAGTCCATTGGCTGGTGTGAATTACAGAATATATGCATTTACTATTTTCGTATACAGGGCGGTATATAACTGGACGATGAAATGCCTCCGTGCTGTATGGAAGCCAATTAAGAAGATTATATACCGACCAGACCATTGA
- a CDS encoding glycosyltransferase family 1 protein has product MKVLYDYQTFTMQEYGGISRYFYELIARGAKDRDMNVDVSLRLSNNAYLNGSSYPGLYRFFPGTQFKGKSRIMHAVNRGKSERMISKGNYDVLHPTYYDTYFLKNLPAGKPFTVTFLDMIHEKFADKYEELRGDIGIYENKKELLQHASKVIAISECTKRDIIDIFGVDGDKIEVIYLGSSFNSGSASSNRLVAAPYLLFVGNRSIYKNFSLFVESVKPILDANKELKIVCAGGGNFSVAEKEQFQRLQITDRVLFHRIDDSTLASLYKYAEVFVFPSLYEGFGIPVLEAFACGCPCLLSSGGSLPEVGGDAALYFDPLDVNEISTAVNSILHDTEKRAELISKGLKRLEQFSWNNTYQNTLAFYKSLA; this is encoded by the coding sequence ATGAAAGTACTATATGACTACCAGACATTCACCATGCAGGAATACGGAGGGATATCGAGGTATTTCTACGAGCTGATTGCAAGAGGGGCAAAAGATCGGGATATGAATGTGGATGTATCACTTAGACTTTCGAATAATGCCTACCTGAATGGTTCCTCTTATCCGGGTCTGTACCGGTTTTTCCCGGGCACACAGTTCAAAGGCAAATCACGCATAATGCATGCTGTGAACAGGGGAAAAAGTGAACGCATGATCAGTAAAGGTAACTATGATGTACTGCACCCTACCTATTACGATACTTACTTCCTGAAAAACCTCCCTGCCGGCAAACCTTTTACCGTAACATTTCTGGATATGATTCACGAAAAGTTTGCGGATAAATACGAGGAGCTGCGTGGTGATATAGGCATCTATGAAAATAAAAAAGAACTGCTGCAACATGCATCAAAAGTGATTGCTATTTCAGAATGTACGAAGCGGGATATTATTGATATTTTCGGTGTAGATGGAGATAAAATCGAGGTCATTTACCTGGGTAGTTCATTTAACAGTGGCAGCGCTTCCAGCAATCGCCTGGTGGCAGCACCCTATCTTTTGTTTGTAGGCAACAGGTCCATCTATAAGAACTTCTCTCTCTTTGTGGAATCAGTAAAGCCGATATTAGATGCGAACAAAGAGCTGAAGATCGTATGTGCAGGTGGAGGTAATTTCAGTGTCGCAGAAAAAGAACAGTTCCAGCGTCTGCAGATCACTGACCGCGTGCTCTTTCATCGTATTGATGATAGTACGCTCGCCAGCCTGTACAAATATGCAGAAGTTTTTGTATTCCCCAGTCTTTATGAAGGATTTGGTATTCCGGTGCTGGAGGCTTTTGCCTGTGGATGCCCATGTCTGCTGAGTTCGGGTGGATCACTGCCTGAAGTAGGTGGAGATGCTGCACTCTATTTTGACCCGCTGGATGTAAACGAAATCAGTACCGCAGTAAATAGTATCTTACATGATACAGAAAAACGGGCAGAATTAATTAGCAAAGGACTGAAGAGACTGGAACAATTCTCCTGGAATAACACATATCAAAATACCCTGGCGTTTTATAAATCATTAGCATGA
- a CDS encoding GDP-mannose 4,6-dehydratase translates to MKTAIITGITGQDGAYLAELLLKKNYKVIGITRNNHVSNLEKLAYLGIGDKVKMVECDMMDMSSVINIINTFRPDEVYNLAAQSSVGLSFNQPIGTIQYNIISVLNLLEALRLIKNDTRFYQASSSEMYGTVKSLPVTTDTPMHPLSPYAISKASAYWTVVNYRESYGLYACNGVLFNHESFLRSESFFVKKVVGEAVKNRNNPDWILKVGNIDVKRDFGYSPKYVEAMWLMLQQDHPKDFMICSGKSYLLRDLIDHVFKQLNIPAEKLIVSQELYRPTDILDIYGDNSSAISALGWNYDYNFYDVLDILISEELKANEKINKG, encoded by the coding sequence ATGAAGACAGCTATCATAACAGGTATAACAGGACAGGATGGCGCATATCTGGCAGAATTACTATTAAAGAAGAACTATAAGGTAATCGGCATCACCAGAAATAACCATGTCTCAAATCTGGAGAAACTGGCTTATCTGGGCATTGGCGACAAAGTGAAAATGGTGGAGTGTGACATGATGGATATGTCCAGCGTGATCAATATCATCAATACCTTCAGACCTGATGAAGTGTACAACCTGGCGGCACAAAGCTCTGTAGGATTGTCATTCAATCAGCCGATCGGGACCATACAATACAATATTATTTCAGTGCTGAACCTGTTGGAAGCACTTCGTCTTATAAAAAATGATACCCGATTTTATCAGGCATCCAGCAGTGAAATGTATGGAACGGTAAAGAGTCTGCCGGTAACGACTGATACACCTATGCATCCGCTCAGCCCTTACGCAATCTCTAAAGCAAGTGCTTACTGGACTGTAGTTAATTACAGGGAATCCTACGGACTTTATGCCTGCAATGGGGTATTATTTAACCATGAATCATTCCTGCGGTCAGAGAGTTTCTTTGTGAAAAAAGTAGTGGGAGAAGCTGTGAAAAACAGGAATAACCCTGACTGGATACTGAAGGTTGGAAATATAGATGTGAAAAGAGACTTTGGATATTCACCAAAGTATGTGGAAGCTATGTGGCTAATGTTGCAGCAAGATCATCCAAAAGATTTCATGATCTGCTCTGGGAAAAGCTATCTGCTCAGAGACCTGATTGACCATGTATTTAAGCAGTTAAATATACCGGCTGAGAAACTGATTGTGAGCCAGGAGCTTTACCGCCCTACCGATATATTGGATATTTACGGCGACAACAGCAGCGCTATTTCAGCGCTTGGATGGAATTATGATTATAACTTTTATGATGTACTGGACATACTTATTTCGGAAGAACTAAAAGCTAATGAAAAAATAAATAAAGGTTAG